The genomic window GCGAGCGGAGGCGTCGGCGCGAGCGGGAGCGTCGGCACAGGCGTGAGCGGCGGCACGGGTGGGCGCGCTGGCGCGGGCGCGGGCGGCGGCGCGCCTGGGGGCACTGGCTCGGGCACGGACGGCGGCACGAGTGGGGGCGGCGGCGCGAGCGGGACCGTCGGCACAGGCGTGAGCGCTGACGCGAGCGAGAGCGGCGGTACGGGTGGGAGCGCTGGCTCGGAGGCGGGCGGCGGTGCGAGTGGGAGCGCTGGCTCGGGTGGGGGGTGGGTGCGGCATGTGCCGTTGCCCGGGCTCACTGATGCCGTCGTGCGCGCGTATGCCGATCGGTTCCTCGGCGCGCGGCGCGGTGCTCTCTCGGGGCGGGACGGACGTGCCCGGGCAGAGGCTGAAGTGCATGACGTCCTCGGCTGGTTGTGGGACGCGGTGGCGGCGCCGATTCTGGGCGCGCTTGGGCACACCGGGGTCCCTCGGGGCGTGTGGCCGCGTGTGTGGTGGTGTCCGGTCGGTGTTCTGGCGTATCTGCCGCTGCACGCGGCCGGGCACCACCATGATCTCGTCGCCGATGTGTCGCCGCGCACGGTCATGGACCGGGTTGTCTCGTCTTATACGCCTACGATCCGGGCGTTGGCGTATGCGCGGCGGGATACGGAACGCGAGAACGGTTCGGCTTTGATTGTTGCGATGCCTGAGACGCCGGACATGGCTCCGCTGCCGGGTGCGGACGCGGAGGCGCAGCGCGTGGCCGGGCTGCTCGCGGGCCCGACCGTCCTGCGGACGCGGGCGGCGACCCGGCGGGCGGTCCTGGCGGCGCTGCCCGAGCACTCGGTCGTCCACTTCGCCTGTCATGCCGCCACGGACTGGGACGATCCGGGAGCGAACCGGCTGCTGCTGCACGACCACGCCGTCCAGCCGCTCACCGTCGCGGAGATCTCCCGGCAGCGGCTGGCCGGCGCCGACCTGGCCTATCTGTCGGCGTGCGGGACGTCCGACACCCATCCCCGGCTGGTGGACGAGGCCGTCCACATCACCGCCGCGTTCCAGCTCGCCGGGTACCGGACGACGATCGGGACGCTCTGGCCGCTCAGCGACCGGGTCGCCACCCGGGTCGCCGAGGAGGTCTACGCCGCGCTGACGGACGGCGGCGCCTGCGCCCCCGACACCGCGCGCGCCGCGCTCGCCCTCCACCACGCGCTCCGCCGCGTCCGCGCCGCGTTCCTCGACGCCCCGACCCTGTGGGCGGGGCAGATCCACACCGGGGCCTAGCGGTCGAAGAGGAACGTCCGGAGATGGTCCGGACGATCGGTCAGCAGCACACTGACCGGCCCCGCGTCGGTAAGCCGGCTCAGATACGCCGCGTACTGCGGAGGCTGCTCGGAGGCGTCGCCGCCGTCGCGTGTCATGTACGTCCAGGAGTCGTCCACCAGGCGCACGCACGCGATCCCGTGCACGCGGGCGTACTCCAGCGCGCCGCTCTGGAAACCGGACGACGCGACCACGACGCCCTTGTGCGCGCCCGTCGCGCGGAGCTTGTCGTTCAGTACCTGCACGTGCTCGCGCTTGACGGGCGCCGCGTGGCGCTTGCACTCGAACAGCATGAGGAAGTCCGCGCCCAGGAGCCGGAA from Actinomadura rubteroloni includes these protein-coding regions:
- a CDS encoding restriction endonuclease, yielding MHELSPAEYERAVADLVRASGHEVVDWRVAHLDPVAGTDGTYVIDVTVRFRLLGADFLMLFECKRHAAPVKREHVQVLNDKLRATGAHKGVVVASSGFQSGALEYARVHGIACVRLVDDSWTYMTRDGGDASEQPPQYAAYLSRLTDAGPVSVLLTDRPDHLRTFLFDR